A stretch of the Porifericola rhodea genome encodes the following:
- a CDS encoding polysaccharide deacetylase family protein, protein MRISLVLISMLFFCTKVEAQTYAEKLGWNAGQKLLIMHVDDAGMSYDSNQGAIQAMEKGIANSVSIMMPCPWAASFVKYVKNNPATDAGLHLTLTSEWKDYRWHPLCGIPQVPGLVDEEGAMWHTVEQVAQHASPDEVEQEIRQQVERALRLGYRPTHLDSHMGTLFATEEFLQRYIRVGVAYDIPVMLPGGHNTLLKQGYREKAIEALQKQGKHQEGMDVPLPAAVDKAEAVGKMVWEAGLPVLDDLHLISGDWSLAEGVTHNEVNIHELKVRKFKELFEQMQPGITMVIVHCTDPTEVFPKISGSGLSRKGDLLAMIDPRLKQYLQDNNIQLTTWRELKERRDRLAK, encoded by the coding sequence ATGAGAATTTCTTTAGTACTTATTAGTATGCTCTTCTTTTGTACAAAAGTAGAAGCGCAGACCTATGCCGAAAAGTTAGGCTGGAATGCCGGACAGAAGCTTCTGATTATGCATGTAGATGACGCAGGTATGTCCTACGACTCAAATCAGGGAGCCATACAGGCGATGGAAAAAGGAATAGCCAATTCGGTCAGTATTATGATGCCCTGCCCCTGGGCGGCCAGTTTTGTAAAGTATGTGAAGAATAATCCTGCTACCGATGCTGGCCTGCATCTCACCCTTACCTCAGAGTGGAAAGACTATCGCTGGCATCCTCTATGCGGCATTCCGCAGGTACCCGGGCTGGTAGATGAAGAGGGCGCAATGTGGCATACCGTAGAGCAGGTGGCTCAGCATGCCTCTCCCGATGAAGTAGAGCAGGAGATACGGCAGCAGGTAGAGCGTGCTCTCCGTCTGGGGTATCGCCCTACCCATCTGGACTCCCACATGGGTACACTCTTCGCAACAGAAGAGTTTTTGCAGCGCTACATCAGGGTAGGAGTAGCTTATGATATACCTGTTATGTTACCAGGAGGGCATAATACTCTATTAAAACAGGGGTACCGAGAAAAAGCTATTGAAGCACTTCAAAAACAAGGTAAACACCAGGAGGGGATGGATGTGCCCCTGCCCGCAGCGGTAGATAAGGCAGAAGCCGTAGGAAAAATGGTATGGGAGGCAGGGCTTCCTGTTCTGGACGATCTGCACCTGATCAGTGGAGACTGGTCATTGGCAGAAGGAGTAACGCACAACGAAGTCAATATCCATGAGCTTAAAGTGCGGAAATTTAAAGAGCTTTTTGAGCAAATGCAGCCCGGCATTACAATGGTTATCGTACACTGTACTGATCCTACTGAAGTGTTTCCGAAAATCTCTGGCTCCGGGCTGTCTCGTAAAGGTGACCTGCTTGCGATGATAGACCCCAGGCTCAAACAATACCTCCAAGACAATAATATACAATTGACCACCTGGCGAGAACTTAAAGAAAGAAGGGATCGCCTTGCTAAGTAA
- a CDS encoding sodium:solute symporter has product MGVEFRSLDLLTLGVYLATMAGLGVYFSRKNDSTEDYFVGNRSFKGWVIGLSMLSTSISSITFLAFPAAAYTLDWRQLISNLMLPLAAVLAIVVFIPFFRRGKLTSAFEYLGDRFGPVARLYGTVSFLILQIIRIGQILFLVAIPVNLFTGIPITTTIMLVGVFIAFYTVAGGIEAVIWTDVIQAIVLWIGGLICLILMIDKLPEGISQVFSVAETHEKFSIGSMEWNLGERTFWTVALLGIFHFLGMYSSDQNIIQRYVATQSTREAKKATLIYSVVALPTWSLFFFIGTTLFVFYTVFPETSVASLEADQVFPYFILSQLPAGVSGLIIAAVLAAGMSTLDSSINAISTVTVVDILKPYWMKGRDDKTYLRTARWIAIGVSLLMMGGAFFFSVIEKESINDISWIVASVFGGCLVGLFMIGFFTTRVGYKAVLPALLLSVLVNLYLGFSLTGWLPEVISMDIQAYWVGVIVNLLFMALAYIFSFFIKNNKELDGLTVWTTLTAKDINLVEKNARESSIQS; this is encoded by the coding sequence ATGGGAGTAGAGTTTAGATCACTTGACCTGCTTACATTAGGGGTTTATCTGGCTACTATGGCCGGGCTGGGAGTGTATTTCTCCCGGAAGAATGATAGCACCGAAGATTACTTCGTAGGTAACCGATCTTTTAAAGGATGGGTAATCGGGCTTTCTATGCTCAGTACCTCTATCAGTTCTATTACTTTTCTGGCTTTTCCGGCAGCAGCCTACACGCTAGACTGGCGACAGCTCATATCTAACTTAATGCTTCCTCTGGCGGCGGTGCTGGCAATTGTAGTATTTATTCCTTTTTTCCGAAGGGGTAAGCTTACTTCAGCCTTTGAGTATCTGGGTGATCGTTTTGGGCCAGTAGCCCGGCTTTATGGCACTGTTAGCTTTCTCATTCTACAGATCATCCGCATTGGGCAGATATTGTTTCTGGTAGCCATACCTGTCAACCTGTTTACGGGTATACCAATTACTACTACTATTATGTTGGTAGGTGTGTTCATTGCGTTTTATACCGTGGCCGGGGGTATAGAAGCTGTTATCTGGACTGATGTAATTCAGGCCATCGTGCTCTGGATAGGGGGATTAATCTGCCTGATATTGATGATAGATAAGCTGCCCGAAGGTATATCTCAGGTCTTTAGTGTAGCGGAAACCCACGAGAAGTTTAGCATCGGCAGTATGGAATGGAACCTGGGTGAACGTACTTTCTGGACAGTAGCCCTATTGGGTATTTTTCACTTTTTAGGCATGTACTCCAGCGACCAGAATATCATACAGCGCTACGTAGCCACTCAAAGTACACGTGAAGCAAAAAAAGCGACACTAATCTACTCAGTAGTAGCTTTGCCTACCTGGTCTTTGTTCTTCTTTATCGGTACTACACTATTTGTATTCTATACGGTATTTCCAGAAACATCTGTAGCCAGTCTGGAAGCCGATCAGGTATTTCCTTACTTTATCCTTAGTCAGCTGCCAGCAGGAGTATCAGGCTTAATCATAGCTGCCGTATTAGCAGCCGGTATGTCTACACTGGATTCCAGTATCAATGCTATTTCTACAGTAACGGTAGTGGATATTCTGAAACCGTACTGGATGAAAGGTAGAGATGATAAAACCTATTTGAGAACTGCCCGGTGGATTGCGATAGGCGTATCACTACTAATGATGGGCGGCGCCTTTTTCTTTAGCGTCATAGAAAAAGAAAGTATTAACGATATCAGCTGGATAGTAGCCTCAGTATTTGGAGGTTGCCTGGTCGGCCTGTTTATGATCGGTTTCTTTACCACCCGCGTTGGCTATAAGGCGGTGCTTCCTGCATTACTACTTTCAGTACTGGTTAATCTTTATCTGGGTTTTAGCCTTACTGGCTGGCTACCTGAAGTAATAAGCATGGACATTCAGGCCTATTGGGTAGGTGTAATTGTTAACCTGCTTTTCATGGCTTTGGCCTATATTTTCAGTTTCTTTATCAAAAATAATAAAGAGCTGGATGGGCTTACGGTCTGGACTACCCTTACAGCCAAGGATATTAATTTAGTTGAAAAAAATGCACGAGAATCAAGTATACAATCTTAG
- a CDS encoding purple acid phosphatase family protein produces MRYTLFLVLFSLILTSRAQPGSPFLDKNDPEYARKMALRMGMDVKLLFPSAVPDRLILNLTENPLSSVAVNWRTDTTKTSGWVEVAEATHGPEFINNVRKIQASTEQLKVSVADEPDVIANYHAALINELEAGTKYVYRVGEGEHWSEWIQFEMPDENKSLSFLYFGDAQNDVKSMWSRVIREAYKTMPEIDFMLHAGDLINRHNRDIEWGEWFHAGSFIHASIPSVMTPGNHEYKNVVLSPQWRPQFNLPLNGPKGLEETCYQINYPNLKLISLDAEQIDESETLRKAQLHWLDSILQNDPRQWTAITLHYPFYSTNPSRDNAELREYFKPIVDKHQVDIVLQGHDHAYGRGMISNVASGSQVVSESSGTMYVVSVSGPKMYEVSDDPWMFRKAGNTQLFQIITIEGDMLNYEAYTASGELYDAFQLQKQKGKPNRLLNKIPDFSERH; encoded by the coding sequence ATGCGCTATACACTATTTTTAGTACTATTCTCCTTAATCCTAACCAGCCGGGCGCAACCAGGCTCCCCTTTTCTGGATAAAAATGACCCGGAATACGCCAGAAAAATGGCGCTAAGAATGGGTATGGATGTAAAGCTACTTTTTCCTTCCGCAGTGCCAGATCGTTTAATTTTAAACCTCACCGAAAACCCTCTCTCCTCAGTAGCTGTAAATTGGAGAACAGATACTACAAAAACTAGCGGCTGGGTAGAGGTAGCCGAAGCTACCCATGGTCCTGAGTTTATCAACAATGTACGAAAAATACAGGCCAGTACCGAGCAGTTGAAAGTTAGTGTGGCCGATGAGCCCGATGTAATTGCCAACTATCATGCTGCCCTCATCAACGAGCTGGAGGCAGGAACAAAATATGTATACCGCGTAGGAGAGGGAGAGCACTGGAGCGAATGGATACAGTTTGAGATGCCTGATGAAAATAAATCTCTCTCTTTTCTCTACTTTGGCGATGCACAGAATGACGTAAAGTCAATGTGGTCACGGGTGATAAGAGAAGCTTACAAAACCATGCCCGAAATAGACTTTATGTTACATGCCGGAGACCTTATTAACCGTCATAATCGTGATATTGAGTGGGGAGAGTGGTTTCATGCTGGCTCCTTTATTCATGCTAGCATTCCCAGTGTTATGACACCAGGCAACCACGAATATAAAAATGTTGTTCTGTCGCCTCAATGGAGACCTCAGTTTAACTTACCACTCAATGGGCCAAAGGGTCTGGAAGAAACCTGTTATCAGATCAACTATCCTAACCTCAAGCTTATTTCGTTGGATGCAGAGCAAATAGATGAGTCTGAAACTCTTCGTAAAGCACAGTTGCACTGGCTGGACTCTATCCTTCAAAATGATCCTCGCCAGTGGACTGCTATTACACTGCATTACCCTTTTTACTCTACCAACCCCAGCCGGGATAATGCCGAACTACGAGAATATTTTAAGCCTATAGTAGACAAGCATCAGGTAGATATTGTACTGCAAGGTCACGATCATGCCTACGGTCGCGGAATGATCAGCAACGTAGCTAGTGGAAGTCAGGTGGTTTCAGAGTCATCAGGTACTATGTATGTAGTATCTGTATCCGGGCCTAAAATGTACGAAGTATCGGATGATCCTTGGATGTTTCGTAAAGCTGGAAACACTCAGTTATTTCAAATCATTACGATTGAAGGCGATATGCTAAACTACGAAGCCTATACAGCTAGCGGTGAGTTGTACGATGCGTTCCAGTTGCAAAAACAGAAGGGTAAACCTAACCGTCTGCTTAACAAAATACCCGATTTCTCGGAAAGGCATTAA
- a CDS encoding sialidase family protein → MNYQSTIRLMSLCFLLACSANTQDRPQETTTTANAIEYPVKDFVFNDDQPFPQCHASTLIRLDDGQFLVAWFGGKHEKNDDVGIWLTKGRPGQWSSPQEVAKLRQDPHWNPVLFQSEEGEVYLYFKVGKEIDEWETWLMTSTDEGENWSEATELVPGDRGGRGPVRNKPIILSDGTWLAGASKETNRVWDAFVDRSEDQGESWEATPFLELDRSEVEGEGVIQPTLWESEPGHVHMLIRSSAGVICRSDSEDYGKTWSPIYKTELPNPNSGIDLAQLEDGTLALAYNRDDENWGARAPLSIALSFDNGKTWPRMLDVEKGGEDDEFSYPAIISFGDSLALTYTWQREKIAFWIGTKDDIPSSPLALESL, encoded by the coding sequence ATGAACTATCAATCTACCATACGCTTAATGAGTTTGTGTTTCTTGTTGGCTTGTAGTGCGAATACGCAAGACAGGCCACAAGAAACTACTACTACTGCCAATGCCATTGAATACCCGGTCAAAGATTTTGTGTTTAACGATGACCAACCCTTTCCGCAATGCCATGCTTCTACCTTAATCCGTTTGGATGACGGGCAGTTTCTTGTGGCCTGGTTTGGGGGTAAGCACGAGAAAAACGATGATGTGGGTATATGGCTTACCAAAGGCAGACCTGGCCAATGGAGCAGCCCGCAAGAGGTAGCCAAGTTGAGACAAGACCCACACTGGAACCCGGTGCTTTTTCAGTCAGAAGAAGGGGAAGTTTATCTGTATTTTAAAGTAGGCAAAGAGATAGATGAGTGGGAGACCTGGCTGATGACCTCAACTGACGAAGGCGAGAACTGGAGCGAAGCTACCGAACTGGTACCTGGAGACCGGGGTGGGAGAGGGCCGGTAAGAAACAAGCCCATCATCCTTTCTGATGGCACCTGGCTGGCAGGTGCTTCCAAAGAAACCAACAGAGTATGGGATGCCTTTGTTGATCGTAGCGAAGATCAGGGAGAGAGCTGGGAGGCTACCCCCTTTTTAGAGCTGGACCGCAGCGAAGTAGAAGGTGAAGGAGTCATACAGCCTACCTTATGGGAGTCTGAACCCGGACATGTACATATGCTTATTCGCAGCTCTGCGGGTGTTATCTGCCGTAGCGATTCTGAAGATTATGGCAAAACCTGGTCGCCTATCTACAAAACGGAGCTACCCAACCCTAATAGCGGTATAGATCTGGCTCAGCTTGAAGATGGTACTCTGGCACTAGCCTATAACCGTGATGATGAAAACTGGGGGGCTCGCGCACCACTTTCTATTGCCCTCTCTTTTGACAACGGCAAAACCTGGCCCCGCATGCTGGATGTAGAAAAAGGAGGAGAAGATGATGAGTTTTCTTACCCTGCCATCATCAGCTTTGGAGATTCCTTAGCGCTAACCTACACCTGGCAAAGAGAAAAAATTGCTTTTTGGATAGGTACTAAAGACGATATACCATCTAGTCCGTTGGCATTAGAATCTCTGTAG
- the rfaE2 gene encoding D-glycero-beta-D-manno-heptose 1-phosphate adenylyltransferase: MEYNKIHTLPSLLNELQKERNAARKVVFTNGCFDILHRGHVTYLREARSLGDLLVIGLNTDASVKRLKGESRPINQEDDRAFILESLACVDYVVKFEEDTPHELLSKVQPDILVKGGDYKLEDVVGREFAKEVILIDFVDGYSTTKTIQQMQEKA; encoded by the coding sequence ATGGAGTACAATAAAATACATACACTACCTTCTCTGTTAAACGAATTACAGAAAGAACGTAACGCGGCCAGGAAGGTCGTATTTACCAACGGCTGTTTTGATATACTGCATCGTGGACACGTTACCTATCTTAGAGAGGCACGCTCTTTAGGCGATCTACTGGTTATCGGCTTAAATACTGATGCCTCCGTAAAGAGACTTAAGGGAGAAAGCCGTCCGATCAACCAGGAAGATGATAGAGCTTTTATACTGGAAAGTCTGGCTTGTGTAGACTATGTAGTCAAATTTGAAGAAGATACCCCCCATGAGCTATTATCTAAAGTGCAGCCTGATATACTGGTAAAAGGTGGTGACTACAAACTGGAAGATGTGGTAGGTAGGGAGTTTGCCAAAGAAGTGATCCTGATAGATTTTGTAGATGGCTACTCTACCACCAAAACCATTCAGCAAATGCAAGAAAAGGCTTAG
- a CDS encoding dihydrodipicolinate synthase family protein translates to MHENQVYNLRGIVPPLATPLHDQDTLDQAGLRKLLKHVIDGGVQGIFMLGTTGEAPSLSYHLRKEVIEVSVAEVSRSVPVLVGISDSSLSEAIAFARFAAQAGASAVVVAPPFYYPATQQALYDYVIQICAAVDIPLYIYNIPSHSPHAFSPETIVRLLEHPQVAGYKDSTCSMMAYHQLKYKLGADFKKTYLLGPEELLAESVMLGAHGGVNGGANIFPKLYVRLYEAAVKGDTALMNELHQKVMQVSQNLYQGGKTVIQGVKFALAEKGICQEQVALPLVSLSAEEKENMRSFLHSFDAEL, encoded by the coding sequence ATGCACGAGAATCAAGTATACAATCTTAGGGGAATTGTTCCCCCCCTTGCTACTCCACTCCATGATCAGGATACCTTAGATCAGGCTGGGTTACGTAAGCTTCTAAAGCACGTAATAGATGGGGGAGTACAGGGCATATTTATGTTAGGCACTACGGGCGAAGCCCCTAGTCTAAGCTATCACTTGCGTAAAGAAGTAATAGAAGTAAGTGTGGCAGAAGTAAGCCGGAGCGTACCTGTACTGGTAGGTATAAGTGATAGCAGTCTGTCAGAAGCGATAGCATTTGCCCGTTTCGCTGCTCAGGCTGGTGCTTCAGCGGTAGTAGTAGCTCCTCCTTTCTATTATCCTGCTACCCAGCAGGCTTTGTACGATTACGTAATACAGATTTGTGCAGCTGTGGACATTCCTCTTTATATCTACAATATTCCCAGCCATAGCCCCCATGCTTTTTCTCCAGAAACCATAGTTCGTCTCTTAGAGCACCCCCAGGTAGCGGGCTATAAAGATAGTACCTGTAGTATGATGGCTTATCATCAGCTGAAATATAAGCTGGGTGCAGACTTTAAAAAGACCTATCTGCTAGGCCCTGAAGAACTCCTGGCAGAGTCGGTAATGCTGGGAGCGCATGGCGGCGTAAATGGTGGTGCAAATATCTTTCCTAAGCTGTACGTACGCCTGTATGAGGCAGCAGTAAAAGGAGATACCGCTCTTATGAACGAACTTCATCAAAAAGTAATGCAGGTCAGCCAGAACCTGTATCAGGGAGGTAAGACTGTGATACAGGGCGTTAAGTTTGCGCTGGCGGAAAAAGGCATCTGCCAGGAGCAGGTAGCTCTTCCGCTTGTCTCACTAAGTGCGGAGGAAAAAGAGAATATGAGAAGCTTTTTGCACAGCTTTGATGCCGAACTTTAA
- a CDS encoding SusD/RagB family nutrient-binding outer membrane lipoprotein: MLSLLVISACEDTLTEMNVNPNGIDPSTANPNLLMPSVLAPSAQRYLELGFGDMAGAVQHTQKNGWYSAHNHYDWSATDWSNWYGILRTNSLLEERAIEMEYPFFEGVALTMKSFIYGNITDMWGDAPYINAVQGDEGGETNERPVFDSQEVIYEGILADLERAATLFETASSEPVNSSADLYFGGDTEAWQRFANSLLLRYYMRISVKKPEVAKAGIESVYSSGKYLKSADQDVTLDYTGGANDVWPSLYNDVDDFTRWQACQTLIEQLTTTDDPRLTVWFDSVAVQWVADAELAVAEEDVLRANGEIVSDGALTYSYLQFMDMRNTKFTRRFNPDELSYDTGLYVGLPPGLTIPESYNGNPDPGQGTRNQHVSQLAPIYATAGTSGDILQARLISSAEVSFILAEAALKGWNVGSPETHYYNGIQNSLDTWGKGAMYDDFIQQPRVVFDNSLEQVMTQKWIASWTAATEAFMDYRRTGFPQLSVGPASDQPVVALRLPYGNDELDNNTANVNAAIDRLEVTPYTGAVGPNSPWSKMWLLQGTGNPW, translated from the coding sequence ATGCTGAGCCTACTGGTAATTTCAGCATGTGAAGACACGCTTACGGAGATGAATGTCAATCCTAATGGCATTGACCCTTCTACGGCAAACCCTAATTTATTGATGCCTTCTGTGCTGGCGCCGTCAGCGCAGCGTTACCTGGAATTAGGCTTTGGTGATATGGCAGGGGCGGTGCAGCATACACAGAAAAATGGTTGGTACTCAGCCCACAATCACTACGATTGGAGTGCCACAGACTGGAGTAACTGGTATGGTATACTTAGAACAAATTCACTTTTGGAAGAAAGAGCAATAGAGATGGAATACCCCTTCTTTGAAGGGGTTGCCCTGACTATGAAATCGTTCATTTATGGCAATATCACTGATATGTGGGGCGATGCTCCTTACATCAATGCTGTTCAGGGAGATGAAGGGGGCGAAACTAACGAACGACCTGTTTTTGATAGCCAGGAAGTAATATACGAAGGTATTCTTGCTGATCTGGAAAGAGCAGCCACCCTGTTTGAAACAGCCAGCTCCGAGCCGGTAAATAGCAGTGCTGACCTATACTTTGGTGGCGATACTGAAGCCTGGCAACGCTTTGCCAACTCCTTGCTTCTCAGGTACTATATGCGTATTTCTGTAAAAAAACCTGAAGTTGCCAAAGCAGGAATAGAGTCCGTATATTCCAGTGGAAAATACCTTAAATCAGCAGACCAGGACGTTACACTGGACTATACTGGTGGCGCTAATGATGTATGGCCCTCACTCTACAATGATGTGGATGACTTTACCAGATGGCAGGCCTGCCAGACGCTGATAGAGCAGCTAACAACCACCGATGACCCTCGCCTGACAGTATGGTTTGACTCTGTAGCAGTACAATGGGTGGCAGATGCTGAGCTGGCAGTAGCAGAAGAAGATGTACTCAGAGCCAATGGTGAAATTGTTTCAGATGGCGCTCTTACTTATTCTTACCTACAGTTCATGGATATGCGCAATACTAAGTTTACCCGTCGCTTTAATCCCGATGAGCTTTCGTATGATACCGGCCTGTATGTAGGTTTACCTCCCGGCCTCACAATTCCAGAGTCATACAATGGCAATCCCGATCCAGGACAGGGCACACGCAATCAGCATGTATCTCAACTTGCTCCTATTTACGCTACAGCTGGCACCAGTGGAGATATATTACAGGCAAGGTTGATATCTTCCGCAGAAGTGAGTTTTATTCTGGCAGAAGCAGCCCTCAAAGGATGGAATGTCGGTAGTCCAGAAACGCATTACTATAACGGTATCCAAAATTCTCTGGATACCTGGGGTAAGGGAGCGATGTATGATGACTTCATCCAACAGCCACGGGTAGTATTTGACAACTCGCTGGAGCAGGTAATGACCCAAAAGTGGATTGCCAGCTGGACCGCCGCTACCGAAGCCTTTATGGATTATCGCAGAACAGGCTTCCCTCAGTTAAGTGTAGGGCCTGCCTCTGACCAGCCGGTAGTGGCGCTACGTTTGCCTTACGGTAATGATGAGCTGGATAATAATACTGCTAACGTAAATGCTGCTATAGATAGATTAGAAGTAACTCCGTATACTGGAGCAGTTGGCCCTAACAGCCCCTGGTCTAAGATGTGGTTACTGCAAGGAACAGGTAATCCCTGGTAG
- a CDS encoding PfkB family carbohydrate kinase: MKTQTKHIFQSISELRVGVIGDFAIDVYYPLDKNTGEISLETAKEVHRAGSCRTYLGAAGNIVQNLNALGVKQIHTFGLLANDLWGRELLYLLQDKKVNTSGMLFQEEGWNSCAYVKPMLGKEEDNRLDFGSYNQPDPKRREAVFQKLEAQLPQLDLLIINQQFVRPLLDEEAVKYLNNLVERHAHCLFAADMRNVASGLRKVLLKANTKETARILDTLPFDERDDAECEQKAAELSRHLQAPVLLTRGENGMMYHNTKQIYSIPGVWHDGETDAVGAGDTAISTFGACLAAKADISTALQLANLASAITVTKLQQTGTAKQEEIEKLSQNCTYIYHSFLAANPGRATFYEDSDIEIVEEFERSKKPRFIVMDHDGTISVLREGWEELMHDMMLRCITGNELSSLKPEERTTLSTKINQLISQTTGAPTIVQMEGLLDMVIREAYLKSDEAKTAEEYKAMYLEYLNQHVEERILRFQKGELHLHDFTIKGVKHFIQLVRDRSIGLYLASGTDEDYVVKEATALGYADSFNGGIHGARPDGKSAKRKVLSHLTETLKVSGEEIIVIGDGPSEIREGRKVGALCVGIASDELRRHGLNLHKRERLIRAGAHIIIPDYAQLNLLEQLLLSPDSLSVATS, translated from the coding sequence ATGAAAACTCAAACTAAGCACATATTTCAGTCCATCAGTGAGTTAAGGGTAGGGGTGATAGGGGATTTTGCCATAGATGTGTACTACCCTCTGGACAAAAATACTGGTGAAATATCTTTGGAGACAGCCAAGGAAGTGCATCGTGCAGGTAGCTGCCGTACGTATCTGGGCGCAGCAGGTAATATTGTTCAAAACCTGAATGCTTTAGGGGTAAAGCAAATTCATACTTTTGGTTTGTTAGCCAACGATCTTTGGGGGCGTGAACTATTATACCTCCTTCAGGACAAAAAGGTGAATACCTCAGGTATGTTATTTCAGGAGGAAGGCTGGAACAGTTGCGCCTATGTAAAACCTATGCTGGGCAAAGAGGAAGATAACAGGCTAGACTTTGGTTCCTATAATCAGCCTGACCCAAAAAGAAGGGAAGCGGTATTTCAAAAGTTAGAAGCTCAACTACCTCAGCTGGATCTGCTTATTATTAATCAGCAGTTTGTGCGCCCCTTACTGGATGAAGAAGCAGTAAAGTACCTCAACAATCTGGTAGAGCGCCATGCTCACTGTCTTTTTGCCGCAGATATGCGAAATGTAGCTTCAGGTTTGAGAAAGGTCCTGCTAAAAGCTAATACCAAAGAAACCGCACGCATTCTGGATACGCTACCCTTTGACGAAAGGGATGATGCTGAATGCGAACAAAAAGCAGCTGAACTGAGCCGACACCTGCAAGCCCCGGTACTGCTTACCCGAGGCGAAAATGGTATGATGTACCACAATACTAAGCAAATCTACAGCATACCTGGTGTCTGGCACGATGGAGAAACTGATGCGGTAGGGGCAGGAGATACCGCAATCAGCACTTTTGGTGCCTGCCTGGCGGCAAAAGCTGATATCTCTACCGCATTACAACTCGCAAACCTGGCTTCTGCCATTACGGTAACCAAGCTACAGCAGACCGGTACCGCAAAGCAGGAAGAAATTGAAAAGTTATCACAAAATTGTACTTATATCTATCATAGCTTTCTGGCGGCAAATCCTGGTAGAGCAACTTTCTATGAAGACTCAGACATAGAAATAGTAGAAGAATTTGAGCGTAGTAAAAAGCCAAGGTTTATTGTCATGGATCATGATGGTACTATCTCTGTACTTCGTGAAGGCTGGGAAGAGCTTATGCATGATATGATGCTCAGGTGTATTACCGGAAATGAACTTTCATCCCTTAAACCTGAAGAGCGTACTACTCTTTCTACCAAGATTAATCAGCTGATTAGCCAGACTACCGGTGCTCCAACTATAGTACAGATGGAAGGTCTCCTTGATATGGTCATCAGGGAGGCATATCTGAAGTCTGATGAAGCAAAGACCGCTGAAGAATACAAAGCCATGTATCTGGAGTACCTCAATCAGCATGTAGAAGAAAGAATCCTCCGCTTCCAGAAAGGTGAGCTACACCTGCATGACTTTACGATTAAAGGAGTGAAGCATTTTATACAGCTGGTACGCGACCGATCCATAGGCCTCTATCTGGCAAGTGGAACAGATGAGGATTACGTAGTCAAAGAAGCTACAGCTTTAGGTTATGCTGACTCTTTTAATGGCGGGATACACGGAGCCAGACCCGACGGAAAGAGTGCAAAACGAAAGGTGCTGAGCCACCTTACTGAAACCCTTAAAGTCAGTGGAGAAGAAATCATCGTAATAGGAGATGGGCCTTCAGAAATTCGCGAGGGCAGAAAAGTTGGTGCCCTGTGTGTGGGTATTGCTTCTGACGAGCTCAGGCGTCATGGGCTTAATCTGCACAAGAGGGAAAGGCTTATTCGTGCCGGGGCGCACATCATTATACCCGACTATGCACAGCTCAACCTGCTGGAACAATTATTACTAAGCCCTGACTCACTTAGCGTGGCTACATCCTAA